GAGAATCCATCGACAATATCCGCAGTTTCTGTTCTTCCGGGCAGGTGGCGCTGAATGGCACCGAAACGAGCTGCTGGGCGTTCGGGGAGTTTTGATTTTCAGAACTGTCGGAGACAGAGACCACGGGGCAGACCGCGACGGGCCTGTAGCCCATGCCAGGGTTTTCCTTGAGTTGCGCGATGACTTTATGTATTTCCTCAGGGGATCCGACAATAACAGTGTCATACATATAGGCATCTTTGCGGCGATGCCTGTGCAAAGAACGACGCATGATCCAACGTTCAAGCAACTCCAGCGCACACGAGCAAATCGGTATGAGAATGGTCAGTGAACGCGGAATATCGAGCTTGAAGATATAGCTGAACATGCAGATGATGACGAAATCAACCAAGGTTGCGTTCAGTATTTCGCTGTATAGCTCGTAACCTTCACCCATGGTATGCCGGTGGTAGATGTGCTGTGAGGCGAGGCTGACAATCCAGGCGACACAAATGAGTATGAGGAATTTATTGAGTCGGACAGGACCGGCGTCGGTGCCTTGTAAATTAGCATATGCATTCGGGTCAATTGCCAGTATGAACAGTGTTGCAAGAAGTGTCATTATCACGTCGAGCACAATCAGGGTAGCGTTGAAGATGATGCTCCATTTTGGAACTGAATAATTCAACAGCTGGTGTTTGGAATTCGTTGCCTTGGAATGGAACACGCCTTTGCTGTCCGAAAGGAAGTATGATCCGTCGAAAAAGCTGTTGCCGATGGATTCGTCTCCGAAATGGGGTCTGGATGAGGCGGTTCGTTTCTTGTGCTGTTCGGAAGTAAAAGAATGTGGGTCTTTCTTGGTTTTCAGGGTTTTGCCTTCAAATCGCGTGGCACTTGGGGTCTGTGCAATATGACCCGACTCGACTTTCTGTGCCACGATATGTAACTCCCTCTCTCTTATGGAACGATCCTGTTCCATACTATATAGTCTGATAGGCAAATAAAACCATACTATTGGTTTTTTCGGCGTGTGCTCACACTATTATTGCAAATATTCTATTGCTGAGACAGCCTATATTTCCATCATTCATTCCGACTTATACCGAATATGTGCAGAATTCACACCAAGGCGCAGAAATCCAAGGTAGTAGTGCATAATAGTTCATTGTTATCTCGGTGAAGGGAAATTTCATGCGCGAATCAAAAGGCAGGCATTCAGGGTCTACTAAGTCTGTTCATCGTCATCATGTTTGGCCGTGGGTCTTGTTGGTTATATTCGTGCTGTTGGTTGCCTTGGCCGGGGTTGGAGCATATGCTGTCAAGACCATGTATAGACAGGCTCAGGAAGTTAAAGAGCACGAGCAGAACGCTGTGACTATGCTTAGTGGGTTTTCAGGCACGGATAATCTCAATTCGCTTAATCAGATTTCTCAGAAGCTTTCACAGGTACAAAGTGAGACTCAGCAGGCCGACGATATTGCCCATGGTAAGTTGTGGAACCTTGCTGCTAAAGCTCCTTATATTGGTAACGATATCAAAACAGTGCAGGGTATGACTTCCACAGTAAATGGCATCGTCCATGATCCTGTTCCGAAATTTATTAATGTCCTCGATCAGCTTAAGTCCGCAAAATTCAGCGATGGCAATGGCCAAATCAATCTCCAGCCGGCTCTTCAGGCTCAAAAGCAGATAAAAGTTGCTAATGATGAAATGCAGACACAGGTGACAGCGTTCCATAAATTACCTTCGCAAAAGGCAAGATTTAGCATGGTACGTAATGCTTATGATTCTTCTGATAAGAAGCTGGATGCTCTGGCAAAAAAGGTTAATGAGCTTTCTAACACATTTCAAATTCTTCCGGATTTTCTTGGGGCCAACCAAACCCACCACTATGCAATAATGTCAATGACAACTTCAGAAACACGTTCGGCAGGTGGCCTTATTGGTTCCGTCGGGTTGATGACAACCAATAACGGACAAATTGCTGTAGGAGATTTCAAACCCAATGCAGATTATTATCCTTATGGTGCTGCAGATACCAACAGTGATGAAAGGGCTCTTTTCACCGATTGGGGCCCATTGAATATGTCCTTTGATATTCGTGATTTGGCGGTTTTCCCCGATACTGCAAGAACGGCTCAAGCTATGCAATCTATTTGGGGAAAGACTCCATGGGGTCGTCAACAACCTATAGATGGCATAGTGATGATGGATCCTGTATTTTTACAGGAACTTGTTAAAGTGAATGGGAATGTGACTCTTTCTAACGGTCAGGTGCTTACGGGTGACAATACCGCAGAATTTCTGCTTAATACGGTCTACAAAAATTACTCACCTGCGGCTCAGGATGTGGTTTTCGGAGAAGTGGCTTCCCAGGCTCTAAGCAGTATGTTTTCTGGCTTGAATCTAAACAAAATGGCGGTACTTACTCAGATATTAGGCACAATGTCCGAAGGCCGTCATTTCTCGGTTTATTCGTTCGATCAGAATCTTGAACAAAACTACATGAACAGTGGGTACACCGCACAGGCTCCAAATAGCGAAGAAAATCCGAAGGTCGGTGTTTACGTTACAGAACAGAACGCTTCCAAGATGGATTGGTATATTCATCGCACTTCAAAGATTACCAAGACAAGTACAAACCCATCCGGTGCTCAGACTTATCATGTTGATTACATGATGACCAACACCATTTCAGAGCAAGAACTTTACTCAGTTTCACAATATATCAGTGGCATGAGTGCAAACATGACTGGCTTAGGTGTAGAAAAAACGCTTATTTATGCACCTGCTGGTGGTTCTATTTCCAATCTCAAAGTAAGTGGTAAAGCGGATGCTCCCAAAGAAATGTCATTGGATGGGAAATCACTGTTCGCTAGCGTTGCTACAGTAGCTCCCGGAGCGTCGGTTACTTTCTCATTTGACGTAACAACCTCTTCTAAGACAGCTAGTGATCTTCGGCTTGACCAAACGCCAATGGGTTGGGAAGATTCCGGGATTACGTATATGAACTACTAGTTATCACTTTTGCTTAATAATTTTAATCTTTGTCGTATGTCATGAACAGGGTTTGAAAGGATATTTATGAGAAATTCTGCTCTCTTTTAAACAATTTTGTGTAGTTAAATACTTGTATAACTAAGAATAGTTATATTTTACAGATTTGTTGTTCTAATAATATATTTGATTTGTTATTGTTGTATATAGTTTTTCAGATTTAGAAGAGAAAGATAGTATATGGTAGACGACAGCCCCATCCGGATTTTGGTTGTATCTGGGCCACTTGTCCGTGGTGGTGCAGAAACCGTGACTATGAATTATTACCGACACTTTGATCGAGATAAAGTTCAATTTGATTTTCTGGTGCCTGATAACGGTGAATGTGGTGCTTATGAATCTGAGATTAAGGAACTAGGTGGAATTATCTACAAGACTCCTCCAATGCACGACTTTTTTCATTATATTTTTGGACTTCGGAAATTTTTCCGTGAACATAAAAATTATAAAATTATCCACTCAAATATCGATGAGCTCAGTTATTTGCCATTGCGTGTTGCCAAACAGATGGGAATTCCAGTGCGGATTGCCCATGCTCATACTTCACGAACAACAGGTAAATATTCATTGTTGCTAAACTATTTTCGGCGCAAATTGCCTAAATATGCGACTCATTATTTTGCATGCAGCGAAGTTGCTGGTAGATGGCTTTTTGGCGATAAAGCTGAAGATGATGGGAAAGTCGCCATCATCAAAAACAGCATTGATCTGAATGATTATGCTTTTTCCGAGTCTCGGCGAAGAACCGAACGCAAGCGACTTGGTATTCGGCAGTCTGAGTTTGTCGTTGGTACGGTTGGTAGATTGACGAAGGTCAAGAATCAGGGGTTTCTGCTCAAGATTTTTGCGGAAATCGTCAAGATGTGCCCTGACAGTCTTCTCTTGATAGTTGGAGATGGAGAGTTGCGTGAGGATTTGCAAGAAAAGAGCGTTCAGCTCGGAATACAGTCGAAGGTGAGGTTTACCGGTTCTGTTCCTGATGATTGGGACTATATGCAAGCTATGGACGCATTTGTCTTTCCGTCACTGTTTGAGGGGCTTGGAATGGCACTCATAGAAGCTGAGGTTGCAGGGCTGCCCTGTTTTACCTCTGATCAGGTGCCCCTTGAAGCCGACATAACGCAAGAAGTTTCTTTTATTCCAATCAATTCTTCACCAATGTATTGGGCTGAGCAGATTATGATGTTTCCGAAGCATAATCGTGTGGATCATGTTTCGGACGCTAAGGCTGCAGGAATGGATATTGTCACAGAGGCAGCTAAATTACAGAATTTTTATCTCACGGAATGGGAAAAGATCTAGGATGAATCTACTGGTGCTCAAGGTTGACGTTTTGAATTTAATTTCTGATTTTCCTGTGTGTTGATATGTTGGATGAATCAAGTTTTGTGAGAAGGATTGTTCATGATTTACGGTGCGTTGGTCTTGTGGTTCTTGGTTTCAGGATATTGTTTTTCCTTCCTTCGGCCCAGGATCAGGAAGGTTGTTACTTTTCTTTTTTGTGCAATTCCGGCGTCGTTGCTTCTTGCTCTACGCTCTGAAAAAGTCGGGAAAGACACAATTGCCTATATAATTTCTGCTGAAGTATTCACGAGTCGCGATGGGCATTTTGCGGGTTTTGGAGCCGGATTCGAACCTGCAGACAAGGCTCTGGTCATATTATCCTCGTTAACAAGCAACCCAGGAAGAACATTTATTGTAGTGTCTTCTCTATTGACTATATTTATCGCCTTTTATGCAATTATGGTTATTTCAGACAAACCTAATATCGTATATTGCCTGTATTTTCTAACCACTTTGTACTTCTTCAATCTTTCAGCAGTACGTCAGTCTTTAGCTGTATCAGTGATCATGCTTGCTGCCGCAGTTTCCTACAAAAAACATTGGGGATTTGCTATTCTTATCGTTTTATGTGCTTGCTTATTCCACAAAACCGCACTTATTATGCTTCCCGTATTCATTCTTTCACGATGGAGAATCGGAAGCACGCTTTTGCTGCCAGCGACTGTTGTATTGACGCTTATCGCATGTGGTTTTAAGTTGTTTGATATTAACGACATATTTATAAAAGTGGGTTATCCATTGTATGCGCACTCGGAATATGCAGAAGGCGTCACTAAATTGCCGTTTGTGTTCATTGTAATGCTTTTCTTACTTTACCTTCTGTTCGAAGATTATTATCGACGACAACAGAAAGCTCGCGTGAATCAGGATTCTGCTATTGAAAATAGGGGTTCAGCTATTGAATTACCGATGGTTGAGTCCGCTGATTCATCAAGTCTGTTGCTCAATAGAGTCATATTGTATGCTGCTTGCGAGGGAATTATACTCTGCGGATTCATGTTTATATTTGGAACCATTTTTAGAATGGAATATTACATATTAGCGGTAATAATCCCGCTTGTTCCTTCAGCGTTGGATAAAATTTCTTCCCAAACGCGTAAAAAGGAAATCAAATTTTTCTATTACGCGATGTTTATTGTATTCTTCGTGCTATTTGTCATTGGCGAAGGCAACATATATGGCGTGTATCAATATCATTTGATGACTATAGATGAGTTGAATAATTGGCACCTCCCTATTCTGTAAATCTTTACTTGGCACCAAGATTTTTATATGTATTAAGTAGTTCATCCAAATAAGTCTTTTGGGTTTGGTAACGATTGTGATGGCGCTCGATAATAATCTGTTCTTGCAAGGTATCGATTAGGGTGTTATCTTCTGCCCTACGCAGCTGGTTAATAAGAGATTCGATATCACCGGTTTTGAAAAGAAGCCCATTAATGTTGTCGCGTATGTCTTCAATTATTGACGATTGATCTGAGCCAATCATCGGTATCCCCCAGCCAACCATGATTTCCTTGGGAGTGAGCGCTGCGGCTTCGTACCATCGTGATGGGAATACGCAGCACCGTACATCTTTGAGATATGATGATAGCTGTTGCTTGGGTATCCAACCGACAAATTCGATTGTCGGGTATTGTTCTGAAAGTTGCTCCATTTGATCACCGGTGCCAATCACTCTTGCTGGTAAATTCAGCTCTGAAACTGCTTGGCAAAAAAGGTCAACTCCCTTTTCTTGATCTACTCTGCCGATATAGGCATAGACATGGTTTGACGGACAATGGACTTTCACCATGCGTTGGTAATCCACTGGATTATTGATTACAGGACCGTTTAGCTTAGGGCTGTCTTTTGTGATTCTTTTCCTGGCGAAGTCGGAGACATGGATGATGCAAGGTTGCTTTCTTGTGATAAGAATGTTCTGAATAGTCTGACGGATAACTCGATATATTTTTTGAATGAAATTTCGTTTATCGCAATTGCTTGTCAGACAAGCAATTGACATTGGTTTGAGTAAACAAATCTGGTTAGTTTGGTAATTGAAAAGGCCTCCATTTGGACAATTTAAAAAGTAGTCATGAGCAGTAAGTACGGTTGGTACCTTCATTATATGTAAAGCTGAAAAAATCGATGAGGAAAGAGCTTTTGTCCAAGAATGAACATGAGCTAGTTGAATGCCTTTATTGTTTTGAAGACACTTAATCAGCATTTTCTTGGCCTTATGATTGTACAACCCGTTGATGGCTCCTTTAGCTCGGTTCGAGTTGTCCAAAGACAATGGCTGACCGGTGAGGACTAGGTGAATGTTGGTATTTCTAACAAGAGATTGATCAGCATCGTTCCCAGCTGCAAAAAATACGACTTCGTTACCAGCATCAGCGAGAATGCGGGCAGTCATAATTGCTACTGATGCCGCTCCTCCAATTACAGTAGCGGTATCATTGATAATTAGAATCTTCATTTTCAAGCTTCTTCGTACCATGTTATTTTGAAGTCAGTCAATAACCTGTCTATTTCTTGATTGTATCCGTCCAAACCGATTACCTAGGAAACGCGCGCCACAGTCACAAACGAATCGTATGAATTCAAGTGGTCTTCTTTCACGAATAAGCGTGCTGGCGATGAAAGAAAACATTCGTTTTCCTTCATGCAATTCGGAAGTTTTGTTAAACATCTGCTGATGGCTTTTAAGAAAGTGTCCGATTTCTTTGTTTCTTTTAAACTGTGCACGGATAGATAAATTATGCGAGTGAATAACTTTCGCATCTGCAGCGTAAGCAATGCTATAACCTGCATTAATGCATTTGGCGGCCATCAACATGTCCTCATTTGTATTGCACTCATCAAAGCCGCCTAGCTTCATGTAAATTTTTCGAGGATAGG
The window above is part of the Bifidobacterium sp. ESL0732 genome. Proteins encoded here:
- a CDS encoding glycosyltransferase family 1 protein, which produces MVDDSPIRILVVSGPLVRGGAETVTMNYYRHFDRDKVQFDFLVPDNGECGAYESEIKELGGIIYKTPPMHDFFHYIFGLRKFFREHKNYKIIHSNIDELSYLPLRVAKQMGIPVRIAHAHTSRTTGKYSLLLNYFRRKLPKYATHYFACSEVAGRWLFGDKAEDDGKVAIIKNSIDLNDYAFSESRRRTERKRLGIRQSEFVVGTVGRLTKVKNQGFLLKIFAEIVKMCPDSLLLIVGDGELREDLQEKSVQLGIQSKVRFTGSVPDDWDYMQAMDAFVFPSLFEGLGMALIEAEVAGLPCFTSDQVPLEADITQEVSFIPINSSPMYWAEQIMMFPKHNRVDHVSDAKAAGMDIVTEAAKLQNFYLTEWEKI
- a CDS encoding sugar transferase gives rise to the protein MAQKVESGHIAQTPSATRFEGKTLKTKKDPHSFTSEQHKKRTASSRPHFGDESIGNSFFDGSYFLSDSKGVFHSKATNSKHQLLNYSVPKWSIIFNATLIVLDVIMTLLATLFILAIDPNAYANLQGTDAGPVRLNKFLILICVAWIVSLASQHIYHRHTMGEGYELYSEILNATLVDFVIICMFSYIFKLDIPRSLTILIPICSCALELLERWIMRRSLHRHRRKDAYMYDTVIVGSPEEIHKVIAQLKENPGMGYRPVAVCPVVSVSDSSENQNSPNAQQLVSVPFSATCPEEQKLRILSMDSHLPQKARELGSQAILIADVMSRYSETMRTFSLAVESMGIELAFMANVADIASSQLHLRSNPSMPMLTARLPQYSTLTRILKRAFDLVGSSIAIIISSPLMAFVAFRVKSEDGGPALYSQQRIGLYGKPFTLYKFRSMRVNADKYDEKVAEETGNVHGILFKAEDDPRITKFGHFIRKTSLDEFPQFFNVFKGDMSLVGPRPQQQYEVDQYGSLYSARLLVKPGITGPWQISGRNTLSQEESEQLDISYVENWSFTGDIAILLKTVMAVFRGTGV
- a CDS encoding glycosyltransferase; the protein is MKILIINDTATVIGGAASVAIMTARILADAGNEVVFFAAGNDADQSLVRNTNIHLVLTGQPLSLDNSNRAKGAINGLYNHKAKKMLIKCLQNNKGIQLAHVHSWTKALSSSIFSALHIMKVPTVLTAHDYFLNCPNGGLFNYQTNQICLLKPMSIACLTSNCDKRNFIQKIYRVIRQTIQNILITRKQPCIIHVSDFARKRITKDSPKLNGPVINNPVDYQRMVKVHCPSNHVYAYIGRVDQEKGVDLFCQAVSELNLPARVIGTGDQMEQLSEQYPTIEFVGWIPKQQLSSYLKDVRCCVFPSRWYEAAALTPKEIMVGWGIPMIGSDQSSIIEDIRDNINGLLFKTGDIESLINQLRRAEDNTLIDTLQEQIIIERHHNRYQTQKTYLDELLNTYKNLGAK
- a CDS encoding DUF4012 domain-containing protein — translated: MRESKGRHSGSTKSVHRHHVWPWVLLVIFVLLVALAGVGAYAVKTMYRQAQEVKEHEQNAVTMLSGFSGTDNLNSLNQISQKLSQVQSETQQADDIAHGKLWNLAAKAPYIGNDIKTVQGMTSTVNGIVHDPVPKFINVLDQLKSAKFSDGNGQINLQPALQAQKQIKVANDEMQTQVTAFHKLPSQKARFSMVRNAYDSSDKKLDALAKKVNELSNTFQILPDFLGANQTHHYAIMSMTTSETRSAGGLIGSVGLMTTNNGQIAVGDFKPNADYYPYGAADTNSDERALFTDWGPLNMSFDIRDLAVFPDTARTAQAMQSIWGKTPWGRQQPIDGIVMMDPVFLQELVKVNGNVTLSNGQVLTGDNTAEFLLNTVYKNYSPAAQDVVFGEVASQALSSMFSGLNLNKMAVLTQILGTMSEGRHFSVYSFDQNLEQNYMNSGYTAQAPNSEENPKVGVYVTEQNASKMDWYIHRTSKITKTSTNPSGAQTYHVDYMMTNTISEQELYSVSQYISGMSANMTGLGVEKTLIYAPAGGSISNLKVSGKADAPKEMSLDGKSLFASVATVAPGASVTFSFDVTTSSKTASDLRLDQTPMGWEDSGITYMNY
- a CDS encoding EpsG family protein — encoded protein: MIYGALVLWFLVSGYCFSFLRPRIRKVVTFLFCAIPASLLLALRSEKVGKDTIAYIISAEVFTSRDGHFAGFGAGFEPADKALVILSSLTSNPGRTFIVVSSLLTIFIAFYAIMVISDKPNIVYCLYFLTTLYFFNLSAVRQSLAVSVIMLAAAVSYKKHWGFAILIVLCACLFHKTALIMLPVFILSRWRIGSTLLLPATVVLTLIACGFKLFDINDIFIKVGYPLYAHSEYAEGVTKLPFVFIVMLFLLYLLFEDYYRRQQKARVNQDSAIENRGSAIELPMVESADSSSLLLNRVILYAACEGIILCGFMFIFGTIFRMEYYILAVIIPLVPSALDKISSQTRKKEIKFFYYAMFIVFFVLFVIGEGNIYGVYQYHLMTIDELNNWHLPIL